One Kwoniella pini CBS 10737 chromosome 11, complete sequence DNA segment encodes these proteins:
- a CDS encoding 3,4-dihydroxy-2-butanone-4-phosphate synthase: MSRPTQISSPPTTPPSPFKFDSIPDAIEAISRGEFVVVMDDESRENEGDLVCAASKVTTEGMAWMIKWTSGFICLSLPPSQLKKFDLSPLLPPSGESQDPKGTAYHLTVDANSSKHPVTTGISAHDRAYTARLLASEDSVEDDLTRPGHMVTLRYRPGGVRERRGHTECAVDLCYLANLPPAGLLCELVHPTKEDGSMARRDDCWRFAQEWGLKIVSVEDLAEYVKVNGKGLVPEAQDHQ, translated from the exons atgtCTCGACCGACTCAAATATCTTCACCGCCCACAACTCCGCCTTCCCCTTTCAAATTCGATTCTATACCAGATGCTATAGAAGCTATCTCACGAGGAGAATTTGTGGTGGTAATGGATGATGAGTCAAGGGagaatgaaggtgatttggTATGTGCAGCTAGCAAAGTGACAACGGAAGGCATGGCATGGATGATTAAATGGACTAG TGGATTCATATGTCTTTCTCTCCCTCCTTcacaattgaaaaaattcGATTTGTCACCATTATTACCACCTTCAGGTGAATCACAAGATCCTAAAGGAACAGCATATCATTTGACGGTAGAtgcaaattcatcaaaacaTCCAGTTACAACTGGTATTTCTGCACATGATCGAGCTTATACTGCCAGATTACTTGCTTCTGAAGATAGcgttgaagatgatttgactAGACCTGGACATATGGTCACTTTGAGGTATAGACCTGGTGGAGTAAGAGAGAGAAGAGGTCATACGGAATGTGCTGTCG ACCTATGTTACTTGGCAAATCTCCCTCCGGCAGGATTACTTTGTGAACTTGTACATccaacaaaagaagatggatcaaTGGCACGACGCGATGATTGTTGGAGATTTGCTCAAGAGTGGGGATTGAAGATTGTCAGTGTGGAAGATCTAGCAGAGTATGTCAAGGTGAATGGGAAGGGATTAGTGCCAGAAGCacaagatcatcaatag
- a CDS encoding mitogen-activated protein kinase CPK1 has product MTVDQSSIPFNVSEHYQVLEVIGEGAYGVVVAANHIASGTKVAIKRITPFDHAMFCQRTLREIKLLRHFRHENIIAILDIIAPPNYDQFHEVYLVQELMETDLHRVIRTQELSDDHCQYFIYQTIRGLKALHSANVLHRDLKPSNLLLNANCDLKICDFGLARSAAMPPPDSGPNGGNGFMTEYVATRWYRAPEVMLSFQEYTKAIDIWSVGCILAEMINGKPLFPGRDYHHQLSLILDVLGTPTMDDFNEITSSRSKDYLRALDFTRRQDFSTVCPKAKPNALDLLKKTLTFSPRKRITVEEALDHPYLEPYHDPNDEPGAEPLKPDFFDFENRQDQLGREMLKRLIYAEIQKPIHDDRG; this is encoded by the exons ATGACTGTCGATCAATCTTCTATTCCTTTCAACGTATCGGAACATTATCAAGTATTAGAAGTTATTGGAGAAGGAGCATATGGAGTAGTTGT AGCTGCCAATCATATTGCATCAGGAACTAAAGTAGCTATAAAACGTATAACACCTTTTGATCATGCTATGTTTTGTCAAAGGACTTTAAGAGAGATTAAACTTTTACGACATTTCAG AcatgaaaatataattgCTATTTTAGATATCATTGCTCCTCCAAAttatgatcaatttcatgaAGTTTATCTAGTCCAG GAATTAATGGAAACCGATTT ACATCGAGTAATTAGAACGCAAGAATTATCGGATGATCATTGTCAATATTTCATatatcaa ACGATTCGAGGATTGAAAGCACTTCATTCTGCAAATGTACTTCATCGAGATTTGAAACCTTCGAATCTCTTATTGAACGCAAATTGCGATTTAAAG ATATGTGATTTCGGCTTGGCAAGATCTGCTGCTATGCCTCCTCCCGATTCTGGTCCAAATGGTGGAAATGGTTTCATGACGGAGTATGTAGCTACCAGATGGTACAGAGCACCAGAGGTTATGTTGT CGTTCCAAGAATATACTAAAgcaattgatatttggaGTGTAGGATGTATTTTGGCTGAAATGA TTAATGGCAAACCGTTATTCCCTGGACGAG ACTATCATCATC AATTATCATTGATCTTAGATGTGCTGGGTACGCCGACT ATGGACGATTTCAACGAAATCACCTCATCAAGGTCGAA AGATTATCTG CGAGCACTGGACTTTACACGGAGACAAGATTTCTCTACCGTTTGTCCTAAAGCAAAACCCAATGCacttgatttattgaaaaagacCCTAAC ATTCTCGCCGAGAAAAAGGATAACAGTTGAAGAAGCATTGGATCATCCTTATCTCGAG CCATACCATGATCCAAATGATGAGCCTGGTGCTGAACCTTTGAAGCCTGATTTCTTCGATTTCGAGAATAGGCAAGATCAATTAGGTAGAGAAATGTTGAAGC GTCTGATTTACGCAGAAATTCAGAAACCAATTCATGATGATCGAGGATAG